A region of the Sarcophilus harrisii chromosome 3, mSarHar1.11, whole genome shotgun sequence genome:
TGCACGGAATGGAGAACCAGAACCAGGGACCCCCGTAGTCAATGGAGTGAAGGAAACTTCCAAGGGAGAGCCAGGTGTTGAAGAGATTCGGGCAAATGATGAGTGTGGAGATCGAGACCAGAAGCGGgtccaggaaaaaaagaaggccAAAGGCCTGGGTAAGAGCCTGAAACCCCTGAGCCATGGAGTTTCAAGGTTTTATCACATCCCTCCTATTACCATTGTGGGGTTGTTGGATCTCCTCCCCTGCCCCACCTCTATAgtgcaagctccttgaggtcagagactttTGTCTCTTCCCAACTGTTTGAATTTGGTTTCAAGAGATGAGAGAATTtggagatcctgggcaagtcataaccTCAGTTGCCTGTCCCAGAAAGAGAATTTGGCATAAATGTCACTTGACATTTGGCCTGTCTGATTTAGAGGCTCAAAAGTGACAGTAGTTTAATGTATGTAGAATTGGGGTACAGACTCCAGATGACTCAGACTAGTGGGGATTTTTCTTTGTCCATCTTTTCCTGCCACTTGTTTTCTctttaaagaggaaaaatctaCAGGTCCCAGGAAATCAAATTACTGAGCTTGCTCATAACATGCCGGATCAATGAGGGGAAATTgctgggaaggaggaagaaggcgGCCTGAGCTGCCCTTCCCCCGTTCATCTATGTGGCAAATCTTGGGTCTGAATTCAGGGTTGAATTGTCAAGAGTGTGGATCCGGGGCTGAGAACCAACCTTAGTCCCTTGTGAAGAAGATTTACCCCTTGTCACTGTGCTTTCCAGGGAAGGAGATCACTCTGCTGATGCAGACCCTGAACACCCTTAGCACCCCAGAAGAGAAGTTGGCTGCATTATGCAAGAAATATGCTGAACTGGTCAGTTCTGGGCCCTCTCTTTGCCTTCTTAAGGGTTGTAGAATGTGGGTGAGCTCCTAGTTGTGGGTCTGAACCTGAGGAAACATGGGTGACAACACATACCAGCCTGGGAGCTAAACCCAGGTGATGGAGCATAAAGGTAAGATCTCTGTTAGTCCCTCTTTGGTTCCTTGATGAAAGACATGGAGAGTAGGGGTTGGGACTAGTGGGCAATCCTCCTAGATGTATTCCCTGGGTTCtctgagaaaagagaaacattcCTAGAAGAACTGACCACAGAATAAGTTTTCGTTCAGAAATAATTCCTCAATTTGGAAGCTGTAAACTTGACTGTGTGCCTGGCAGTGAACCTCCGGCCTAGGTGAGGTTCCATCTGCAATGATTGGGGGCAATAGCTTGTCAGTTAACACTGAAGTATTTGCTTTGGATACTCTGTCAGAATCATTCCCTGCTTGCAGCTGCCTAGggaaatagagggagggagggggtgtTACTCTTCAAGAGCTGAAAAGGCAAGCTCAAAGAGTTCAGTAAGGCTCTCAAGGTCATACAAAGATGGGCCCGGCTCCCAGGGCTGTAACACTCTGTTCCTTCTTTCAACATGACCTGGAACTTTGAATATGAGAAATATCTGTTCTCAGCTTCTCTGGCTACTTTGTTATGGGTGAAATGAGAGCTGGTGAGGGAGGTCAGATACCCTCATCTCTGGAGGGGGATGACCTGACGGTAATGGACATTGCCTGGAGTAGTACCCCCTGCCTTATACATGATGGCATTGTTCTAAGTGCTGAGTTCTTTTTTGAGTCTGAGGCAGCCTCATCTTGGGGCACTAATCCTGTTATTGAGGATTCAAAGCACTTTCTCCTCCTGTAAGGACTGTAAGAAAGATACTTTGTAagtattaatcccattttacaggtgacaaaCTGATATTCCAGAAGTTCAGTTACTCACCCAACATCTTTCAACTTGTAAATTTTAGaatgaggggggaaaagggagaaaatggagagagGTTGGACTGAGTGCCAGGAGAGAAGGATTAAAAGGTCTGGCTGCTTTGGTCCCTAATAGTCTGGTCAGGAGCAGGGACATGCAGGCCAGTCTCCCTAAAGGATTCACTTTATCTGCCAGAGATGTTGAGCGCCATAATTGCTGCTTCCATGACCTGTGCCCCCTTGTTCTTATAGCTGGAGGAACACCGCAATTCCCAGAAACAGATGAAAGTCCTGCAGAAGAAGCAGAGTCAGCTGGTACAAGAGAAAGAACACCTAAGGAGTGAGCACAGTCGGGCTGTACTGGCCCGCAGTAAGCTGGAAAGCTTGTGTCGGGAGCTTCAGAGACACAACCGGACCCTCAAGGTGAGCCTGCTGTCTGGGTCAGGGCCGGCCCGGGCCAAGGGAGTCTGGGAGAAGGTTCTTCCTTCCTCCAGAGGCCAAACACAGGCTTTTGCCAGCCGTCATTCAGAGGCCAGGCCTCCTGCTGCTCCCAGTGGGAGGTCACCAACGTGCACCTGTACCTCTGTCCCCAGCTAGTTTGGGGGCCCTTCCCTCCAGTCTGGTGGGCTCCTTACCTGTGTCCTCCCACCTCCTCTGCAGGAAGAAGGTGTCCAGCGAGCacgagaggaagaagaaaagaggaaggaggtgaCCTCCCACTTCCAAGTGACCCTGAATGACATCCAACTGCAGATGGAACAGCATAATGAGCGCAACTCAAAGCTGCGCCAGGAGAACATGGAGCTGGCCGAGCGGCTGAAGAAGCTCATTGAGCAGTATGAGCTGCGGGAAGAGGTGCGGCTTCTGGGCCCGAGCCCAGCTACCTCTCATGCTTGGGATGACAGTAGTGGGGTGGTCCCTGACACCAGGGAGCACCCATAGTTTTGGGCAGTGACAGAGGTCCCACGCTACTCTTCCTAGAGAGGATGCTTCAGGTTCCTCAATAGGAGGCTTGACCAAGGAGCCTCTGGGCACCGTTCCAGCCTGATTATGGTGGGGCGCTTAATTGGGGGACACAGGTTGCTGTTTCTGGGTATAACAACCTCCCCACCTACAACTTCCTAAAAGTAAAGTAGCCATGGCATGTTGTGTACAAAGGACTTTACTTCAGGTCCAGCCTGGGTAGTGATGGGGGTAGAGGAGGACCTCCAGTTGTTATttcacccattttacagacacAAAAACTGAACTCATAAAGGTTGGCTGGTTTGCCCTGTATTCAGGCCAGGTAGaagcagaagcaggatttgaattcaggcgtCCTAGCTTTGAGTCCCTTATCCCAAGATACTTCTTGGTATGATGAAACCTGAGGATCCTTCCCTAACCTGAGAAGGAGCCTTGAAGGCAGACTCTTCTGGTGAGACCCCCGAGAGGGAGAAGGGGTAGTGTTACTTAATCTTGAGTGCCTGACCACTTCTCCGGGACTGGGCTGGGTCTGTGTCATTTGTGGCTCTGCCCAGTCATCTGGGCACCAGCTTATGCCCCCTTTCCTCATGACCTGGGCTTCTCTTGGCAGCATATTGACAAGGTCTTCAAACACAAGGATCTGCAGCAGCAGCTGGTGGATGCCAAGCTCCTGCAGGCCCAGGAGATGCTGAAGGAGGCAGAGGACAGGCATCAGCGAGAAAAGGATTTTGTAAGTGCCCCCCGACGATCAGGCTCCCTTACCTCAGCCAGGGGAGCCGTGGCTCACCCGAGGTGGACACAGGGCTGGAGATGGGCATCCCGTGAGCCTTTGGTCTCATCTGTGGCTAGGGAACATGGATGTTAAGAATTAAAATCACTAAACCTTAGTCTTTGCCTTCTGGGACTCAGCCTGGGAGGGTTGGGAGGGTCAGAAAGGCTGCAGGGAGAGCTCTGAGGCCATAGAGAAGCCTGGCAGGGACTGAGGGCTGGGCTCGGAGTCCAAACCTGTGTTCAGGCATTAACTTTTACCTTTTACCTTCCCTgggtcacagtttcctcatctgtgttaGAGATGAGGTGACACCAGGTTCACAAAGAAGGTTAGTATGGCAGTCTGAGACAAGGAGGTTGGTGTTGTCTCTGCAAGGCCTTGGTTAAGATGGACACTGTGCCCAGGCTGAAGAAAGCCGTTGTCTTCAGTGGTGGCAAAGCTCCATTCTGTACCTCCCCCCTCTGAATGTCGGCCCTGACTCTCATGTCTTTGAAACAGCTCCTGAAGGAAGCTGTGGAGTCCCAGCGTGTGTGTGAGCTGATGAAGCAGCAGGAGGCCCACCTGAAGCAGCAGGTAAGGCCCGTGGGAGGCAGCACCTCTGGTGGGAGGCGACAGGTGGGCAGGCGGCAGGCCCTGATGCCCAAATTCACCTTCACAGCTTGCACTGTACACAGAGAAGTTTGAGGAGTTCCAGAACACACTGTCCAAGAGCAGCGAAGTGTTCACAACGTTTAAGcaggaaatggaaaaggtaatGGCTTTGGCCTGACTCGGGTCCCTCAAGTACAGCTCTTGTTCATTAACTGTACACTTTCCACTTCCATGTGTCTTTCCATCTGCAGCATGGAAGTGGCTCTCTGTGCTCACAGTCTCTCACAGGGCTATTAGGGGACACAAGAGGGACGTGTGGAGTGGAGTTTTTCTTCCTGGCATGGAGCCAGGGCCGGCTTGGGGACGCTACTTTGGGAAATGCCATTTTCCTAGTTTTGCcagacttttcttttccttttttttttttttttttttttttatgttctagTTAAGGTGGATATTATCCAATTCTTCgcaataagataaaataattatgtGGACAAACTGACCAGCTTTGGGGAAAGACTCCAGGTCTTTTGCTGTGCTGATCACTTGTGGTAGATGTGCAGGTTAGGAAAGCCTGGTGTTGGAGCCTAATTAGCCTCACTCCCTCCCTGGCCTTGGGGTATTGACCTGATCTCCACATTGTCCCATCCCCCTTCTGCTTCCATGGACACAGTAAACGGttcccttttatttcttacaTGACAGATGACCAAAAAGATCAAGAAGCTGGAGAAAGAGACCACCATGTACCGATCCCGGTGGGAGAGCAGCAATAAGGCACTGCTGGAGATGGCTGAGGAGGTGTGTGAGGGTTCGGGCCACTCCCAggctggagagagggagggagggaagtccTTCAGCAGGGAAAATGCTTCTCAGGGCAGCATATGAAgagaatggggaaggaaagaaagacactAGGGAGCACGGGGGGACATGGTGTGAAATGCATCATTTGGGGTGGGCACAGCCTCAGGGTCCATATCCCCTTGAGGTGGTGGTTAAAGCTTCTTTCTCAAGACTAAGGAGGAACATGTCAGTGACGTCCGGGTGCCAGCAGTGAGCCTTAGTCTGGGACTCTGGCCTGGACCCTTCAGCTGCTGAATTCTAAAAAGGCACTTTTCCTTTCAGAAAACTCTTCGAGACAAGGAGCTGGAGGGCCTGCAAGTGAAAATTCAACGGCTGGAGAAGCTTTGCCGGGCCCTGCAGAGCGAACGCAACGACCTGAACAAGAAGGTGCAGGACCTGAGTGCCCACCCTCCACCAGGCGAAGCAGACACCCCAGAATCCCCCAAAGGCCCTCGGAGGGACAGCGGTGCTGAGCCGCTGGTGGAGGGCCTAGGCCCGGAGGCTCCCCGGGCTCTGGGTCCCACAGAGGCTGCCCCCCAGAGCCTAGAACTGAGCCCAAGTGTTTCAGGCCAGATGGAGACTGATGAAGCCACCCCTTCTGCTGACTAGAGACCCTGGTGGAGGGAAGACCAGGGATGGCAGGAGGGGGCTGGTGAATGTTACAGGCCCCACTGCTATGTCCCCTCTTGGCTTAGGGGCTGTGGGGAAGAGCTGGGGCCCATGAGGCATTTGACACTTTGCGATTTAGGTTCTTGaagatgatttttatatatatatggcatataaAAGTGTGTGCGGTGCCCCAtacttttatatacatacatgtataaaacGATTGCTCGCTTTCCCGTGCTTCAATGCATGGGGAGAGACATGTGTCTACTCTGTGCTTTGGAGGGCTCAGCTGGGGGTGGCGCCTGTGACTGCCCAGTCATGGCAGCTTATGTTATTGGCTGGTcgtcctttccctctccctcccagatTCGCAGTTCGCCTCGCTCCCAGCTCCCATGACCGTAACTCACTGGTGTCCCAGTGTATACACGCACAAGTGCACACGCGCTCTTGCATCTTGGATGAGAGGATGGAGCTCTCCCACAGCACTGTCTTTGTCCCTCTTGTTTCTGTGTTTTCCAGGGGGGAGAGGCAAAAGCACAGAGCCCATTCATTTAAAGACCCACCTAGTGGGAGTCTTGTGCCCAAACTAGACCATGCGTCCCAGTAGCCTTATGATTCACAGTTGCCTCTCCCTCCAGCACAAGCAGACTGAAAAGAGGTCGTCCAAAGAGGGTGGTTTGAGGTGGTTTGGGGTGGGGGGTTTGTATTACTGAGGAATTGATAAGGTTGGAAGAGACTATAGACTGTCTCCCTTCTGACTACAACAATCCCACTCCTCTTGGCCACAGCTTCGGGCCTGTAACTGAGTCGGTGCAGTGCCTGCCTGTACCTTGTGGAGAGAGATTGATGCTTCCCTTTCGTTACCCAGGATGTGCTTGAATCACTACAAAAGTTGTATAGAGCCTCGAGGGCTGCCTCTTGTCCCCATAGCGGCTCAGCCCCAGAATCACagtcccccttctctccctcctccccatttccATGGATTCCTCAGAATGATCCTCAGCCAGCACCTGGGATTACTCCAGTGAAATTTCTAGCCAGACTCCAACTCTGCCTTCCTTGACTGAGCAGCAAACATGGGGCCTGCTGCTTGAAGGGTGACTGCCTGGACTTTGGGAGTCTGGGCCGAGAGCTCTGGCTCTGGATTAGCTTCTACACCAGCCAAGGACAGAAGAGCACCGTTGGGTGATTACTGGAAAGGGCCAGAGATCTATAGCTTGAGAGCCATCTCCCATCTAATGAGCCTGGTGCCAGGGAGTTTTGCCTTCCCTTGTTTTGACCAGGTAGCACGCTTACACTGTCAATCATGCCTACTGTGGTGTAGGCAAACCTGTGGGAGGAAATGGTGCCCCAGGACCAGCCAAGCCCCAGCTGCTGGGTGATGACTTCTGCAGCCCAGCCTTTTGCCTCAGGGGGACCAGAGGAGCCACACAAACTGCAAG
Encoded here:
- the TXLNA gene encoding alpha-taxilin, producing MKNRDKEGAASKLPASPAKAKARAGPQEAGAAPAPKPDGAPEPKSQGASGAPAPRAGGPAEGPKSQAQDKSDGGQTKNSQSGPVCDVSEELSRQLEDILNTYCVDSSQEGPGDDGGQNEHTEPDEMEKNRNYSARNGEPEPGTPVVNGVKETSKGEPGVEEIRANDECGDRDQKRVQEKKKAKGLGKEITLLMQTLNTLSTPEEKLAALCKKYAELLEEHRNSQKQMKVLQKKQSQLVQEKEHLRSEHSRAVLARSKLESLCRELQRHNRTLKEEGVQRAREEEEKRKEVTSHFQVTLNDIQLQMEQHNERNSKLRQENMELAERLKKLIEQYELREEHIDKVFKHKDLQQQLVDAKLLQAQEMLKEAEDRHQREKDFLLKEAVESQRVCELMKQQEAHLKQQLALYTEKFEEFQNTLSKSSEVFTTFKQEMEKMTKKIKKLEKETTMYRSRWESSNKALLEMAEEKTLRDKELEGLQVKIQRLEKLCRALQSERNDLNKKVQDLSAHPPPGEADTPESPKGPRRDSGAEPLVEGLGPEAPRALGPTEAAPQSLELSPSVSGQMETDEATPSAD